One Chroicocephalus ridibundus chromosome 10, bChrRid1.1, whole genome shotgun sequence DNA window includes the following coding sequences:
- the EDEM1 gene encoding ER degradation-enhancing alpha-mannosidase-like protein 1 isoform X1: MAVAGAGAAAAEAGAAGAAGAAARAGPRPLPAPPLPLPLPAARRPRPARRPRRLLALGLVAAAGRRRRRDDGGGRVRAAVQRRLPAAAAGPAAGRRPRHVRLRLRQLHAARLPAGRARPPPLSRPRPRPRPVSRGAEGNGLGGRPRPVAAGPDARPFSSSSNLNINDVLGNYSLTLIDALDTLAVMGNSSEFQKAVKLVIDTVSFDKDSTVQVFEATIRVLGSLLSAHIIITDTKQPFGDMTIKDYDNELLHMAHDLAVRLLPAFENTKTGIPYPRVNLKKGVPPDSNNETCTAGAGSLLVEFGILSRLLGDSTFEWVARRAVKALWNLRSNNTGLLGNVVNIQTGHWVGKQSGLGAGSDSFYEYLLKSYILFGEKEDLDMFNDAYRNIQNHLRRGREACNEGEGDPPLYVNVNMFTGQLMNTWIDSLQAFFPGLQVLIGDVEDAICLHAFYYAIWKRYGALPERYNWQLQAPDVPFYPLRPELVESTYLLYQATKNPFYLHVGMDILQSLEKYTKAKCGYATLHHVVEKTKEDRMESFFLSETCKYLYLLFDEENPLHKSGNKYMFTTEGHIVSVDERFRNSLWKDILPGEEDSAEKIKPNELKAVNFSSNCNRVPDERRYLLPLKSNYMRQIDRMVGLI; the protein is encoded by the exons ATGGCGGTcgctggtgctggggctgctgctgctgaggctggggctgcaggcgctgctggcgctgctgccCGCGCTGGCCCCCGGCCTCTGCCTGCGCCGccgcttccccttccccttcccgccgcccgccgccctcggcccgcccgccgcccccgccggctcCTCGCACTGGGGCTCGTTgctgcggcggggcggcggcgacggcgggaCGACGGGGGGGGACGAGTACGAGCGGCGGTACAGCGGCGCCTTCCCGCCGCAGCTGCGGGCCCGGCTGCGGGACGCCGCCCGCGGCATGTTCGTCTTCGGCTACGACAGCTACATGCAGCACGCCTTCCCGCAGGACGAGCTCGACCCCCTCCACTGTCGCGGCCGCGGCCCCGACCACGACCCGTCAGTCGCGGGGCCGAGGGGAATGGGTTGGGGGGGAGGCCGCGCCCTGTGGCGGCGGGGCCTGACGCTCGGCCCTTCTCTTCCAGCTCCAACCTCAACATCAACGACGTCCTGGGAAACTACTCGCTGACGCTGATCGATGCGCTGGACACGCTGGCG GTAATGGGAAACTCCTCAGAATTCCAGAAAGCAGTGAAGTTGGTGATTGACACGGTTTCATTTGATAAAGACTCAACGGTCCAAGTTTTTGAGGCAACAATCAG GGTTTTGGGAAGCCTGCTTTCTGCCCACATAATAATTACAGATACCAAACAGCCTTTTGGTGATATGACCATTAAGGATTATGACAATGAGCTGTTGCACATGGCTCATGACCTAGCAGTGAGACTACTTCCAGCCTTTGAGAACACCAAAACCGGAATTCCATATCCTCGG GTCAATCTGAAGAAGGGGGTACCTCCAGACAGCAATAATGAAACTTGTACTGCAGGAGCTGGTTCCTTGCTGGTGGAGTTTGGTATCCTTAGCAGGCTGCTTGGTGATTCCACATTTGAGTGGGTGGCCAGGAGAGCTGTCAAAGCGCTCTGGAATCTCAGGAGCAATAACACTGGACTGCTAG GAAATGTTGTGAATATTCAAACTGGCCATTGGGTTGGAAAGCAAAGTGGCTTGGGAGCAGGGTCGGATTCGTTCTATGAATACCTTCTGAAGTCTTACATCCTctttggagaaaaggaagacttGGACATGTTCAATGATGCTTATCGGAACATTCAGAACCACTTAAGAAGAGG TCGAGAAGCTTGCAATGAAGGTGAAGGTGACCCTCCTTTGTACGTTAATGTGAACATGTTCACAGGACAGCTGATGAACACGTGGATTGACTCTTTGCaagctttttttcctggactACAG GTATTGATAGGGGATGTGGAAGATGCTATTTGTCTCCATGCTTTTTATTATGCCATATGGAAGCGATACGGAGCTCTCCCAGAAAGATACAACTGGCAGTTGCAAGCACCGGATGTTCCCTTTTATCCACTGAGGCCAGAGTTAGTGGAATCCACATATCTCCTTTATCAG GCCACAAAGAACCCATTTTACCTTCATGTGGGAATGGATATTCTGCAGAGTTTGGAAAAATATACAAAAGCAAA GTGTGGCTATGCCACTTTACACCACGTTGTAGAGAAGACGAAGGAAGATCGAATGGAGAGCTTTTTTCTCAGTGAAACATGTAAATATTTGTACCTG TTGTTTGATGAAGAGAATCCACTGCATAAATCTGGAAATAAGTATATGTTTACAACTGAGGGACATATTGTGTCTGTTGATGAACGTTTTCGTAACTCGCTGTGGAAAGACATCCTCCCTGGAGAAGAGGACAGCGCAGAAAAAATTAAACCTAATGAATTAAAGGCAGTCAACTTCAGTTCTAAT TGTAACAGGGTTCCTGATGAGAGGAGATACTTACTGCCATTGAAGAGTAACTACATGAGACAGATTGATCGGATGGTGGGTTTGATCTGA
- the EDEM1 gene encoding ER degradation-enhancing alpha-mannosidase-like protein 1 isoform X2: MQWRSLVLGLLLLRLGLQALLALLPALAPGLCLRRRFPFPFPPPAALGPPAAPAGSSHWGSLLRRGGGDGGTTGGDEYERRYSGAFPPQLRARLRDAARGMFVFGYDSYMQHAFPQDELDPLHCRGRGPDHDPSNLNINDVLGNYSLTLIDALDTLAVMGNSSEFQKAVKLVIDTVSFDKDSTVQVFEATIRVLGSLLSAHIIITDTKQPFGDMTIKDYDNELLHMAHDLAVRLLPAFENTKTGIPYPRVNLKKGVPPDSNNETCTAGAGSLLVEFGILSRLLGDSTFEWVARRAVKALWNLRSNNTGLLGNVVNIQTGHWVGKQSGLGAGSDSFYEYLLKSYILFGEKEDLDMFNDAYRNIQNHLRRGREACNEGEGDPPLYVNVNMFTGQLMNTWIDSLQAFFPGLQVLIGDVEDAICLHAFYYAIWKRYGALPERYNWQLQAPDVPFYPLRPELVESTYLLYQATKNPFYLHVGMDILQSLEKYTKAKCGYATLHHVVEKTKEDRMESFFLSETCKYLYLLFDEENPLHKSGNKYMFTTEGHIVSVDERFRNSLWKDILPGEEDSAEKIKPNELKAVNFSSNCNRVPDERRYLLPLKSNYMRQIDRMVGLI; encoded by the exons ATGCAATGGCGGTcgctggtgctggggctgctgctgctgaggctggggctgcaggcgctgctggcgctgctgccCGCGCTGGCCCCCGGCCTCTGCCTGCGCCGccgcttccccttccccttcccgccgcccgccgccctcggcccgcccgccgcccccgccggctcCTCGCACTGGGGCTCGTTgctgcggcggggcggcggcgacggcgggaCGACGGGGGGGGACGAGTACGAGCGGCGGTACAGCGGCGCCTTCCCGCCGCAGCTGCGGGCCCGGCTGCGGGACGCCGCCCGCGGCATGTTCGTCTTCGGCTACGACAGCTACATGCAGCACGCCTTCCCGCAGGACGAGCTCGACCCCCTCCACTGTCGCGGCCGCGGCCCCGACCACGACCC CTCCAACCTCAACATCAACGACGTCCTGGGAAACTACTCGCTGACGCTGATCGATGCGCTGGACACGCTGGCG GTAATGGGAAACTCCTCAGAATTCCAGAAAGCAGTGAAGTTGGTGATTGACACGGTTTCATTTGATAAAGACTCAACGGTCCAAGTTTTTGAGGCAACAATCAG GGTTTTGGGAAGCCTGCTTTCTGCCCACATAATAATTACAGATACCAAACAGCCTTTTGGTGATATGACCATTAAGGATTATGACAATGAGCTGTTGCACATGGCTCATGACCTAGCAGTGAGACTACTTCCAGCCTTTGAGAACACCAAAACCGGAATTCCATATCCTCGG GTCAATCTGAAGAAGGGGGTACCTCCAGACAGCAATAATGAAACTTGTACTGCAGGAGCTGGTTCCTTGCTGGTGGAGTTTGGTATCCTTAGCAGGCTGCTTGGTGATTCCACATTTGAGTGGGTGGCCAGGAGAGCTGTCAAAGCGCTCTGGAATCTCAGGAGCAATAACACTGGACTGCTAG GAAATGTTGTGAATATTCAAACTGGCCATTGGGTTGGAAAGCAAAGTGGCTTGGGAGCAGGGTCGGATTCGTTCTATGAATACCTTCTGAAGTCTTACATCCTctttggagaaaaggaagacttGGACATGTTCAATGATGCTTATCGGAACATTCAGAACCACTTAAGAAGAGG TCGAGAAGCTTGCAATGAAGGTGAAGGTGACCCTCCTTTGTACGTTAATGTGAACATGTTCACAGGACAGCTGATGAACACGTGGATTGACTCTTTGCaagctttttttcctggactACAG GTATTGATAGGGGATGTGGAAGATGCTATTTGTCTCCATGCTTTTTATTATGCCATATGGAAGCGATACGGAGCTCTCCCAGAAAGATACAACTGGCAGTTGCAAGCACCGGATGTTCCCTTTTATCCACTGAGGCCAGAGTTAGTGGAATCCACATATCTCCTTTATCAG GCCACAAAGAACCCATTTTACCTTCATGTGGGAATGGATATTCTGCAGAGTTTGGAAAAATATACAAAAGCAAA GTGTGGCTATGCCACTTTACACCACGTTGTAGAGAAGACGAAGGAAGATCGAATGGAGAGCTTTTTTCTCAGTGAAACATGTAAATATTTGTACCTG TTGTTTGATGAAGAGAATCCACTGCATAAATCTGGAAATAAGTATATGTTTACAACTGAGGGACATATTGTGTCTGTTGATGAACGTTTTCGTAACTCGCTGTGGAAAGACATCCTCCCTGGAGAAGAGGACAGCGCAGAAAAAATTAAACCTAATGAATTAAAGGCAGTCAACTTCAGTTCTAAT TGTAACAGGGTTCCTGATGAGAGGAGATACTTACTGCCATTGAAGAGTAACTACATGAGACAGATTGATCGGATGGTGGGTTTGATCTGA